A segment of the Deltaproteobacteria bacterium genome:
AGCAAAGACTCGTGCTGTACGCTGTCTCGAAGATTCAGCGCGAGGACGATGATTTCATGCACTACGATTTGGATTTGGCTGAACTGGCCGAACTGACCGACATGAGCAGGACCAGGGTCTATGCCGATGCCGTGCGAATGGCCAAGGGCTTGATGTCAAAGCCTGTGGCCTTTGTCGTCGGACCCGATGAAACCCTGATTGCAAACTGGCTCGACAGCGTCAGGGTAAACGGCAAGACAGGCCGCTTGACGTTCACCATATCGCCGACGATGAAACCCTACTTGCTAGCGTTGAAGGGCTATTTTACCAGCTACCGGCTTGAATATATCACGGGCTTTGAATCAAAATACGCTTTCAGAATTTACGAATTGGCAAAGCAGTTTGAGTCTACCGGCCTCCGGGTTTTTACCGTGGATGGCTTCAAGGAAATGCTCGACATCCAGAACATGTATCGGAGCTTCAACGCCTTGAAAAACAGAGTCATCATCCCGGCCTTGAACGACATCAACACCCATTCGGACCTGATAGTCGAGCCGAAATATCGAAAGCGACGGCAAGCCATCACGCATATCGAGTTTCACATCACATCGAAGGATGCCAAGCCGACCACGTCCAGGCCGAAACCGAAGACCAAGACCGATACCGGCCCGGACCCGGCTGTCCTGGC
Coding sequences within it:
- a CDS encoding RepB family plasmid replication initiator protein, whose protein sequence is QRLVLYAVSKIQREDDDFMHYDLDLAELAELTDMSRTRVYADAVRMAKGLMSKPVAFVVGPDETLIANWLDSVRVNGKTGRLTFTISPTMKPYLLALKGYFTSYRLEYITGFESKYAFRIYELAKQFESTGLRVFTVDGFKEMLDIQNMYRSFNALKNRVIIPALNDINTHSDLIVEPKYRKRRQAITHIEFHITSKDAKPTTSRPKPKTKTDTGPDPAVLAAAAEAERVRQEAVNNSPLLAAWEAMTDEEKAEWPSYLAFRKANGRKS